The proteins below are encoded in one region of Prevotella melaninogenica ATCC 25845:
- a CDS encoding glucosaminidase domain-containing protein: MKRYIFLFISFLYMFSTVASGQARWNQVYQSYIDQYKDMAIEGMLKYGVPASITLAQGLLESGAGRGRLVLLGNNHFGIKCHGWLGRTISHDDDAKGECFRAYDSALESFEDHCKFLRDRPRYRSLFSLDRSDYRGWAYGLKRVGYATNPVYAQSLINLIELYKLYEYDKAKSYDRFMAHHSGENSVVRGIENGRPNPVQVLGAHPINKYNDNYYVIVRQGDSFKSLSKELEISVGKLAKYNERDKHERLIPGEYIWLKKKQKKGPKEFKKRPYYVRKSESLYDIAQRYGIRLKSLVKKNEKIAERGLRIGDEVILY; encoded by the coding sequence ATGAAGCGATATATCTTCCTTTTTATCTCATTCCTCTATATGTTTTCTACCGTAGCGTCGGGACAGGCAAGGTGGAATCAAGTTTATCAATCCTATATTGATCAGTATAAAGACATGGCTATTGAAGGTATGCTGAAGTATGGCGTACCTGCAAGTATCACGTTGGCACAAGGTCTGCTCGAGAGTGGGGCAGGGCGTGGAAGACTTGTTCTTCTTGGTAATAATCACTTTGGTATCAAATGTCATGGTTGGCTGGGTCGTACGATTTCGCATGATGATGATGCAAAAGGAGAATGTTTCCGTGCGTATGATAGTGCGTTAGAAAGTTTCGAAGATCATTGTAAGTTTCTTCGTGACCGTCCCCGTTATAGAAGTCTGTTCAGTTTGGATAGATCCGATTACCGTGGTTGGGCGTATGGGTTGAAGCGAGTAGGTTATGCTACTAATCCTGTCTATGCACAGAGTCTCATTAATCTTATTGAGCTTTATAAGCTTTACGAGTATGATAAGGCGAAAAGTTATGACCGCTTTATGGCTCATCATAGTGGTGAGAATTCTGTTGTTCGTGGCATAGAAAATGGTCGTCCAAATCCTGTTCAGGTTTTGGGTGCACATCCTATCAATAAATACAATGACAACTATTATGTTATTGTAAGACAGGGAGATTCTTTTAAGTCGTTAAGTAAAGAATTAGAAATTAGTGTAGGTAAGTTGGCTAAGTACAATGAACGTGATAAGCATGAACGTCTGATTCCTGGAGAGTATATCTGGTTGAAGAAGAAACAAAAGAAAGGTCCGAAGGAGTTTAAGAAGCGTCCATATTATGTACGTAAGTCAGAGAGTTTGTATGATATTGCACAACGTTATGGTATTCGTTTGAAGAGTCTTGTGAAGAAGAACGAAAAGATTGCCGAGCGTGGTCTGAGAATTGGCGATGAGGTGATATTATATTAA
- the carA gene encoding glutamine-hydrolyzing carbamoyl-phosphate synthase small subunit, with protein sequence MRNVTLVLSDGTKFHGKSFGYDAPVAGEVVFNTAMMGYPESLTDPSYAGQLLTMTFPLVGNYGVPPFTIEESGIPTFMESDKIYVSALIVSDYTEEHSHWNAVESLADWLKREHVPGITGIDTRELTKVLREHGVMMGKILFDDEPNNIPEADYEGVNFVDRVSTKEIIHYNEGAGKKVVLVDCGVKANIIRSLITRGVEVIRVPWNYDYTGMDYDGLFLGNGPGDPDMCNDAVEVIRKQMSMSKKPICGICMGNQLLSKAAGAKIYKLKYGHRGHNQPVRMVGTDKCYITSQNHGYAVDASTLDKDWQELFVNMNDGSNEGIRHKENPWFTSQFHPEACSGPVDTYFMFDKFVETLK encoded by the coding sequence ATGAGGAACGTAACTTTAGTCTTAAGTGACGGAACAAAATTCCATGGAAAGTCGTTTGGATACGATGCCCCAGTAGCTGGTGAGGTGGTCTTCAACACTGCGATGATGGGCTATCCAGAGAGCTTGACTGACCCTTCATATGCGGGTCAGCTACTAACAATGACCTTCCCATTGGTAGGTAACTATGGTGTACCACCTTTTACTATTGAGGAAAGTGGTATCCCAACCTTCATGGAGAGTGATAAAATCTATGTCTCAGCCTTGATAGTGTCTGACTATACAGAGGAGCATTCACATTGGAATGCTGTGGAGAGTTTGGCTGACTGGCTGAAGCGTGAACACGTACCAGGTATTACTGGTATTGATACACGTGAACTTACTAAGGTTCTACGTGAGCACGGTGTGATGATGGGTAAGATTCTCTTTGATGATGAACCTAATAATATCCCAGAGGCTGATTATGAGGGAGTAAACTTTGTTGATCGCGTTTCAACAAAAGAGATTATCCACTACAACGAGGGCGCTGGTAAGAAGGTTGTCCTTGTTGACTGCGGTGTGAAAGCTAATATTATTCGTTCATTGATTACCAGAGGAGTTGAGGTTATCCGTGTACCTTGGAACTATGATTACACTGGTATGGATTATGATGGCCTTTTCCTCGGTAATGGTCCTGGTGACCCTGATATGTGTAATGATGCTGTTGAGGTTATTCGTAAGCAGATGAGTATGAGTAAGAAACCTATCTGTGGAATCTGTATGGGTAATCAGTTGCTTTCAAAGGCTGCAGGAGCAAAGATTTATAAGTTGAAATACGGTCATCGTGGACATAACCAGCCTGTTCGCATGGTAGGTACTGATAAGTGTTATATCACCTCACAGAATCACGGTTATGCGGTTGATGCTTCAACATTAGACAAGGATTGGCAGGAACTCTTCGTTAACATGAATGACGGTAGTAATGAGGGTATTCGCCATAAGGAGAACCCTTGGTTTACCTCACAGTTCCACCCAGAGGCTTGCTCTGGTCCGGTTGATACTTACTTTATGTTTGATAAATTTGTAGAAACACTGAAATAA
- a CDS encoding polysaccharide biosynthesis/export family protein, translating into MKKIIFSLIVTAMIMTMTGCGSSKGFTYLENADSISLAASRGLYDARIMPKDELTITVNTTDPDAAAPFNLQVRNQLGSGKQVASGGGSLQGYLVDNSGFINFPVIGKIHVSGLTKPECEDLIKSKIQPYLARTENPIVTVRMSSYHITVLGEVGSPGVIPVSTEKMSVLEAIAQAGDLGVYGKRDNIMLIREDPTGQKHVVRLNLNDANLLNSPYYYLQQNDVLYVQPNSVKAKNSGIGSSTTLWFSFIGIVTSVASLLVNVLRK; encoded by the coding sequence ATGAAAAAAATTATTTTCTCCCTCATAGTTACGGCTATGATTATGACCATGACGGGATGTGGCTCAAGTAAGGGCTTTACTTACTTAGAAAACGCTGATTCTATTAGCCTTGCTGCTTCACGTGGCTTGTATGATGCACGCATCATGCCAAAAGATGAATTGACGATTACTGTAAACACTACTGACCCAGATGCTGCAGCTCCTTTCAATTTGCAGGTGCGTAACCAGTTGGGTAGTGGTAAGCAGGTTGCTTCGGGTGGTGGCTCTTTGCAGGGTTACTTGGTAGACAACTCTGGATTCATCAATTTCCCAGTAATTGGTAAGATTCATGTAAGTGGCTTGACAAAGCCTGAGTGTGAAGACCTTATCAAGAGTAAGATTCAGCCTTATTTGGCACGCACTGAGAATCCTATTGTGACTGTTCGTATGAGCAGTTATCATATAACCGTTCTTGGTGAAGTTGGTAGTCCAGGTGTTATTCCTGTATCAACAGAGAAGATGAGCGTCTTGGAAGCAATTGCACAAGCTGGTGACCTTGGTGTTTATGGAAAGCGTGATAACATTATGTTGATTCGTGAAGATCCAACAGGTCAGAAGCATGTTGTACGTTTGAATCTCAATGATGCAAACTTGCTTAACTCACCTTACTATTATCTTCAGCAGAATGATGTCCTCTATGTTCAACCAAACAGTGTAAAGGCTAAGAATTCTGGTATCGGTAGTTCTACTACCCTCTGGTTCTCTTTCATTGGTATTGTGACATCAGTGGCATCGTTGCTTGTAAACGTATTGAGAAAGTAA
- a CDS encoding metallophosphoesterase, which yields MGYGWIIVFLLVLLLGCGYVSWHVWQILPLAVVGKWIVVGALLLCIVCFFTNFILGLDNKPMPIAITLYEVGNSAVFVGLYLLLLFLVLDLGRLLHFVPRSFLYNSWTGTVSVVVIMIGLFVYGYFNYLHKERVPLTLQSAKPMKQQHRLVMMTDLHLGYHNRADEFRKWVDKVNEEQPEAILIAGDIIDGSIRALIDQDMAAEFRRLKAPVYACLGNHEYLSGEPRAKKFYQDAGIHLLIDNHSVVPLAGGDSILIVGRDDRTNKKRASLQHLMKFAPKGYFTILMDHQPYHLEEAQQAGIDFQLSGHTHYGQVWPVSWIEDLIYEDAFGPLQKGNTQYYVSSGIGIWGGKFRIGTRSEYVVADIK from the coding sequence ATGGGTTATGGTTGGATAATTGTGTTTCTTTTGGTCCTTTTGCTGGGCTGTGGATATGTAAGTTGGCATGTATGGCAGATTCTGCCCCTTGCTGTAGTAGGTAAGTGGATTGTCGTTGGAGCATTGTTGCTTTGCATCGTATGCTTCTTTACCAATTTTATCTTAGGCTTGGATAATAAGCCAATGCCAATAGCTATAACTTTGTATGAAGTTGGCAATTCTGCTGTGTTTGTCGGGCTGTATCTGTTGTTACTCTTCCTTGTGCTCGACTTGGGAAGATTACTTCATTTTGTTCCTCGTTCTTTTCTTTATAATAGTTGGACAGGTACAGTGTCAGTAGTTGTCATTATGATAGGATTGTTCGTTTATGGATATTTCAATTATTTGCACAAAGAGCGTGTACCCTTAACTTTGCAGTCGGCAAAACCGATGAAACAGCAACATCGTTTGGTAATGATGACCGACCTTCATTTAGGTTATCATAATCGTGCAGATGAGTTTAGAAAGTGGGTTGATAAGGTGAATGAAGAGCAACCAGAGGCTATTCTTATAGCAGGGGATATTATTGATGGTAGTATTCGTGCATTAATAGACCAAGATATGGCAGCTGAATTTCGTCGTCTGAAGGCTCCTGTTTATGCATGTTTAGGCAACCATGAATATCTAAGTGGGGAACCTCGTGCAAAGAAGTTCTATCAAGATGCAGGGATTCATCTGCTCATTGATAATCATAGTGTGGTGCCTTTGGCAGGTGGTGACTCAATTCTTATTGTAGGACGCGATGATAGGACGAATAAAAAGCGTGCCAGCCTACAGCATTTGATGAAGTTTGCTCCAAAGGGTTATTTTACAATTCTTATGGATCATCAGCCTTATCACTTGGAGGAGGCACAGCAGGCAGGTATAGACTTTCAACTCTCTGGCCACACGCATTATGGTCAGGTGTGGCCTGTGAGCTGGATAGAAGACCTTATCTATGAGGATGCTTTCGGACCTTTACAGAAAGGGAATACTCAATATTATGTGTCTTCTGGAATCGGTATTTGGGGTGGTAAGTTCCGTATCGGAACAAGGTCTGAATATGTAGTAGCTGATATCAAGTAG
- a CDS encoding GTP-binding protein gives MNIKETPVLLLTGYLGSGKTTLVNKILANKKGIKFAVIVNDIGEVNIDADLIEAGGVVDQKDDSLVALQNGCICCTLKMDLVQQLNEIVSQQKFDYIVIEASGICEPAPIAQTICAYPQMYPDLAKKGKAVLDSIVTVVDARRMCDEFSAGNDLLKKDLQEDDIENLLIQQIEFCNIILLNKVDDVSKEELGLVKKIIRSLQPKAEIIECNYGDVDLDKILNTGDFNFDKVATSASWIAEIEGHDDEEDEHEHHHDHDEHEHHHDEHDEHHHEHHEHHHHHHCHHHHGLENEESGEALEYNIQTFVYYARRPFDINFFDDFVARQWPKQIIRCKGLCYFSNEKDICYVFEQAGKQVSLRNAGQWYATMPPFQLREFLENNPKLKKDWEEPYGDRMQKLVFIGQDLDKEAITKALDTCLTDF, from the coding sequence ATGAATATAAAAGAGACTCCTGTCCTCCTGCTTACAGGTTATTTAGGCAGCGGTAAGACAACGTTAGTAAACAAGATTCTTGCCAACAAGAAGGGTATTAAGTTTGCCGTTATTGTCAACGACATCGGTGAAGTGAATATTGATGCTGACCTCATCGAGGCAGGTGGCGTTGTCGATCAGAAGGATGATTCGCTCGTTGCACTCCAAAATGGTTGTATTTGTTGTACGCTGAAGATGGACTTAGTGCAGCAGTTGAACGAAATTGTTTCACAGCAGAAGTTCGACTACATTGTTATCGAGGCAAGTGGTATCTGCGAGCCTGCCCCTATCGCACAGACTATCTGCGCATATCCACAAATGTATCCAGACCTTGCTAAGAAAGGTAAGGCAGTACTTGATTCTATTGTGACCGTTGTTGATGCACGTCGTATGTGTGATGAGTTCTCTGCTGGAAACGACCTTTTGAAGAAAGACTTGCAAGAAGATGACATTGAGAACTTACTTATCCAGCAGATTGAGTTCTGCAATATTATCCTTCTTAATAAGGTGGATGATGTCAGCAAAGAGGAATTAGGACTGGTGAAGAAGATTATTCGTTCACTTCAACCAAAGGCTGAGATTATCGAGTGTAATTATGGAGATGTTGACTTAGACAAAATCCTCAATACAGGAGATTTCAACTTTGACAAGGTTGCTACCTCTGCTTCATGGATTGCAGAGATAGAAGGTCACGATGATGAGGAGGATGAACATGAACATCATCACGACCATGATGAGCATGAACACCACCACGATGAGCATGACGAGCATCATCACGAGCATCACGAGCATCACCATCACCACCACTGCCACCATCATCACGGTTTGGAAAATGAAGAAAGCGGTGAAGCTTTGGAATATAACATCCAGACCTTCGTTTACTATGCACGCCGTCCATTCGACATCAATTTCTTTGATGACTTCGTAGCACGTCAGTGGCCTAAGCAGATTATTCGTTGTAAAGGTCTCTGCTATTTCTCTAATGAGAAGGATATCTGTTATGTCTTTGAGCAGGCTGGTAAGCAGGTGAGCCTTCGCAATGCAGGTCAATGGTATGCTACTATGCCACCATTCCAGTTGCGCGAGTTCCTTGAGAATAATCCTAAACTTAAGAAAGATTGGGAGGAGCCATACGGTGACAGAATGCAGAAACTCGTATTTATTGGTCAAGACCTCGACAAAGAGGCTATCACCAAAGCATTGGATACCTGTCTGACTGATTTCTAA
- a CDS encoding amidophosphoribosyltransferase, with the protein MEKNIHEDCGVAMIRLLKPLEYYQEKYGTWMYALNKLYLMMEKQHNRGQEGAGMASVKLDSEPGNEYMFRERAEGKNAVAEIFANVHKHYKNLSQEQLSDVSFAKTNLPFAGDLYMGHLRYSTTGKSGLSYVHPFLRRNNWKAKNLCMCGNFNMTNIGDVFEILTEQGQCPRIYSDTNILLELMGHRLDREVERNFVDAQKLGLEKRAITNYIEENVQMSNVLKTTMQHFDGGYVICGLTGSGEMFSIRDPWSIRPAFYYKNDEIVVLASERPVLQTTFDLECDDIQELKPGQALIVNKRGECSLQQILEPKQNAACSFERIYFSRGSDRDIYKERETLGRQLTEPVLKAVDYDTEHTVLSYIPNTAEVAFYGLVHGFKEQIDKKKVEQIAALGSKASSEEVYRIIHQDVRSEKVAWKDIKLRTFITEGNSRNDLASHVYDVTYECIKPYEDNLVIIDDSIVRGTTLKESILRILDRLHPKKIVVVSSAPQIRFPDYYGIDMPHPEEFCVFRAVIELIRERGMEDLLREVYENCKKELAKPKGETISNAVRAVYKPFTVDEINKKIVEMLRPEGMTTPVELVFQSVEGLHNAIPNHPGDWYFTGNYPTPGGMRLVNEAFVSYYEREHLNTVKA; encoded by the coding sequence ATGGAAAAGAACATTCATGAAGACTGCGGTGTGGCAATGATTCGATTGCTGAAGCCGCTTGAGTATTATCAGGAGAAGTATGGCACCTGGATGTATGCACTGAACAAACTCTATCTGATGATGGAGAAACAGCATAACCGTGGTCAAGAGGGAGCTGGTATGGCTTCTGTAAAACTGGATTCTGAGCCAGGTAATGAATATATGTTCCGTGAACGTGCAGAGGGTAAGAATGCTGTCGCTGAGATTTTTGCTAATGTTCATAAGCATTATAAGAACCTTTCACAGGAGCAGTTGTCTGATGTTTCTTTTGCTAAAACTAATCTCCCCTTTGCGGGAGACCTTTATATGGGCCACCTTCGGTACTCTACTACCGGCAAGAGTGGCCTTTCTTATGTTCATCCTTTCTTGCGTCGCAACAACTGGAAAGCAAAGAATCTCTGTATGTGTGGTAACTTTAATATGACTAATATTGGAGATGTCTTTGAGATTTTGACTGAACAGGGACAGTGTCCACGTATCTATAGTGATACGAACATTCTTTTGGAATTGATGGGACACAGACTTGATCGTGAGGTTGAACGTAACTTTGTGGATGCGCAGAAGTTAGGTTTGGAGAAGCGTGCTATCACCAACTATATTGAAGAGAACGTACAGATGAGTAATGTTCTCAAGACAACGATGCAGCACTTTGATGGTGGCTACGTTATCTGTGGATTGACTGGTTCGGGTGAGATGTTCTCTATTCGTGACCCATGGTCGATTCGCCCAGCTTTCTATTATAAGAATGATGAGATTGTTGTTTTGGCAAGTGAACGTCCTGTTCTGCAGACTACATTCGACCTTGAGTGTGATGATATCCAAGAGTTGAAACCTGGTCAGGCACTGATAGTTAATAAGCGTGGTGAATGTTCGCTACAGCAAATACTTGAACCTAAGCAGAATGCAGCTTGCTCTTTTGAGCGTATCTATTTCTCACGTGGTTCAGACCGTGATATTTATAAGGAGCGTGAGACATTGGGACGTCAGTTGACAGAGCCTGTATTGAAAGCAGTTGACTATGATACAGAGCATACAGTTCTCTCGTATATACCTAATACTGCGGAGGTTGCGTTCTATGGTCTTGTTCACGGCTTTAAGGAGCAGATTGATAAGAAGAAGGTTGAGCAGATCGCAGCTTTAGGTTCTAAGGCTTCTTCAGAGGAGGTCTATCGTATTATACATCAAGATGTACGCTCTGAAAAAGTGGCATGGAAGGATATTAAGTTACGTACCTTTATCACAGAAGGAAACTCGCGTAATGACCTTGCATCGCATGTTTATGACGTAACATACGAGTGTATTAAACCTTATGAGGATAATCTTGTCATTATTGATGACTCTATCGTTCGTGGAACAACATTGAAGGAGAGTATCCTTCGTATTCTCGATCGCTTGCATCCTAAAAAGATTGTTGTCGTATCCAGTGCGCCACAGATTCGATTCCCAGACTACTATGGTATTGATATGCCACATCCAGAAGAGTTCTGTGTCTTCCGTGCAGTAATCGAACTGATACGTGAACGTGGTATGGAAGACTTACTTCGTGAGGTCTATGAGAATTGTAAGAAAGAATTGGCAAAGCCTAAGGGAGAGACCATTTCAAATGCTGTACGTGCAGTTTATAAGCCTTTTACGGTAGATGAGATTAATAAAAAGATAGTTGAAATGCTGCGCCCAGAAGGTATGACAACACCTGTAGAACTCGTGTTCCAGAGTGTGGAAGGACTACATAATGCAATACCTAATCATCCAGGTGATTGGTATTTTACAGGAAACTATCCAACTCCAGGTGGTATGCGATTGGTCAATGAGGCCTTCGTAAGCTATTATGAGCGTGAACATCTAAATACAGTAAAAGCGTAA
- the glmS gene encoding glutamine--fructose-6-phosphate transaminase (isomerizing), translated as MCGIVGYIGTKREAYPILIKGLQRLEYRGYDSAGVALINKGKELNVYKTKGKVADLEEYCSDKDITGNIGIAHTRWATHGEPSSLNAHPHYSQSKNLAIIHNGIIENYAEIKHNLMEKGMTFQSETDTEVLVQLIDYIQTKKNLSLLEAVQLALHQVIGAYAIAILDKRNPDTIIAARKQSPLVVGIGDGEFFLGSDASPIVEYTDKVVYLDDGNIAVMKLGEELKVVNILNEELSPKVRTVDINLGEIEKGGFPHFMLKEIFAQPECLKNCMRGRVHPEHTQVTLRALIDHRDKLLNAKRIIIVACGTSWHAGLIGKQLIEEYCRIPVQVEYASEFRYGNPVVGDGDVVIAISQSGETADTLAAVELAKSKGAFIYGICNAIGSSIPRATDTGTYIHVGPEIGVASTKAFTGQVTVLTMFALALANVKGTISEEDYKKVIKELAEMPSVIEEVLKTNDQIADLARTFTYARNFLYLGRGYSYPVALEGALKLKEISYIHAEGYPAAEMKHGPIALIDSDMPVVAIATHNGMYEKVRSNIQEIKARQGRVIALVSKGDTTISKIADAVIELPDMMECLEPLVATVPLQLLAYHIAVCKGKDVDQPRNLAKSVTVE; from the coding sequence ATGTGTGGAATTGTAGGATACATTGGAACAAAGCGTGAAGCTTATCCCATTTTAATTAAAGGCTTACAGCGCCTTGAATATAGGGGATATGACAGTGCAGGTGTAGCATTGATAAATAAAGGTAAGGAACTGAATGTTTATAAAACAAAAGGAAAGGTTGCTGACCTGGAAGAGTATTGTTCAGATAAGGACATAACAGGTAATATCGGTATTGCTCATACGCGTTGGGCAACACATGGTGAACCTTCATCATTAAATGCACATCCACATTATTCACAGTCGAAGAATCTTGCTATTATTCATAATGGCATTATTGAGAACTATGCTGAAATTAAGCATAATCTCATGGAAAAAGGAATGACATTTCAGTCAGAAACTGATACGGAAGTATTGGTACAATTGATTGATTATATACAGACAAAGAAAAACCTCAGTTTACTGGAAGCTGTTCAGTTAGCACTTCATCAAGTCATTGGTGCATATGCTATAGCTATACTTGACAAGCGCAATCCAGACACTATTATTGCGGCACGTAAGCAGAGTCCATTAGTAGTAGGTATTGGTGATGGGGAGTTCTTCCTTGGCTCGGATGCAAGTCCTATTGTAGAGTATACGGATAAGGTAGTATACTTGGATGATGGCAATATCGCCGTTATGAAGTTAGGAGAAGAACTGAAGGTTGTTAATATTCTAAATGAAGAACTGTCACCAAAGGTGCGTACAGTAGATATTAATCTTGGAGAGATAGAGAAAGGAGGTTTCCCTCACTTTATGCTCAAAGAGATTTTTGCACAGCCAGAGTGTTTGAAGAATTGTATGCGTGGACGTGTACATCCAGAACATACTCAGGTAACATTGAGAGCTTTGATAGATCATCGTGATAAGTTGTTGAATGCAAAGCGCATAATTATTGTTGCTTGTGGTACAAGTTGGCATGCAGGACTAATTGGTAAACAGCTCATAGAGGAGTATTGTCGTATTCCTGTTCAGGTCGAATATGCAAGTGAATTCCGTTATGGCAATCCTGTGGTTGGTGATGGTGATGTTGTAATAGCCATCTCACAGAGTGGTGAAACAGCAGATACACTTGCTGCAGTAGAACTTGCAAAATCAAAGGGGGCTTTTATTTATGGTATTTGTAATGCCATTGGTTCAAGTATTCCACGTGCAACAGACACCGGAACTTACATTCATGTAGGACCTGAGATTGGTGTAGCATCAACGAAGGCTTTTACAGGACAGGTTACAGTGTTGACAATGTTTGCGCTTGCACTTGCCAATGTAAAGGGAACTATCAGCGAAGAAGATTACAAGAAAGTGATAAAAGAGTTGGCTGAAATGCCATCTGTTATAGAAGAAGTCTTAAAGACAAACGATCAGATAGCAGACTTAGCACGTACGTTTACTTACGCCCGTAACTTCCTCTATCTGGGTCGAGGATATAGTTATCCGGTAGCTCTGGAAGGAGCATTGAAGTTGAAAGAGATATCCTATATACATGCTGAAGGCTATCCAGCAGCAGAGATGAAACATGGACCAATAGCTTTGATAGATTCAGATATGCCTGTCGTAGCTATTGCAACACATAATGGAATGTATGAGAAGGTTCGTAGTAATATCCAAGAGATAAAGGCACGACAAGGACGCGTGATAGCTTTAGTTTCAAAGGGTGATACAACCATCTCTAAGATAGCAGATGCTGTTATAGAACTCCCAGACATGATGGAATGTCTTGAGCCATTAGTAGCAACGGTTCCATTACAGCTGTTGGCTTATCATATTGCTGTATGTAAAGGCAAGGATGTTGATCAGCCAAGAAATCTGGCTAAGTCTGTAACAGTAGAGTAG
- a CDS encoding FKBP-type peptidyl-prolyl cis-trans isomerase: MGKKQEYKLKNEEYLRELSQKEGIKKLPNGILYEVIKEGSGEGKVTERSIATCHYRGSLINGNVFDDSWQRGIPEAFRVNELITGFQTALCAMHKGDHWRVHIPYQEGYGTKRDGDIPAFSTLVFDIELFSIG; this comes from the coding sequence ATGGGAAAGAAACAAGAATACAAATTAAAGAATGAAGAATACCTTAGAGAACTTAGTCAGAAGGAAGGTATCAAGAAACTTCCTAATGGTATTCTATACGAAGTAATAAAGGAAGGAAGCGGTGAAGGAAAAGTTACAGAACGTTCTATTGCCACCTGTCATTACCGTGGTAGTCTTATTAACGGCAATGTTTTCGATGATAGTTGGCAGAGAGGTATTCCAGAGGCATTCCGTGTAAACGAACTGATTACAGGATTTCAAACGGCACTCTGTGCGATGCATAAGGGTGACCATTGGCGTGTTCATATCCCCTATCAAGAGGGTTATGGAACAAAACGCGATGGTGATATCCCTGCTTTTTCCACGTTGGTTTTTGATATAGAACTATTTTCAATAGGATAA
- a CDS encoding MATE family efflux transporter — protein MQLLDNWNKEILRLAIPSIISNVTVPLLGLIDLAVVGHIGNEAYISAIAVGSMIFNVMYWLLGFLRMGTSGMTSQAYGRQDGQECMNILVRTLTIGVGMGVLFIVAQRGIEWGMLRLMNTPEASWHFVATYFRIVIWGAPAMLGLYGLTGWFIGMQDTRTPMMVAVLQNVVNILASLFFVFVLDWRISGVAAGTALAQWAGFVVSLYAAYKRITSRKERGLAFGKERCVVLQTTFRHVFIMRGKWGEFFRVNKDIFLRTLCLVAVNFFFTSAGGKQGAMMLAVNTLLMTLFTLFSYLMDGFAYAGEALSGKYYGAGDKEGLHITVCRLFGFGVIMALMFTAVYVFGGVGFLRLLTSDTAVVTAAQPYLFWAYLIPIAGMAAFVLDGVFIGLTATKGMLFSTAMAMITFFVVYYLFWNSYGNNALWIAFLSFLGMRGFASILWARRYLVII, from the coding sequence ATGCAGTTGTTGGATAACTGGAACAAGGAGATTTTACGCCTTGCCATCCCCTCTATTATAAGTAATGTGACTGTTCCATTGTTAGGTCTTATTGACTTGGCGGTGGTAGGGCATATTGGTAATGAGGCTTATATAAGTGCGATAGCAGTCGGTTCGATGATATTCAATGTGATGTACTGGTTATTAGGATTCCTACGTATGGGAACGAGTGGAATGACATCACAAGCATATGGACGACAAGACGGACAGGAGTGTATGAATATTCTTGTGCGCACACTGACAATAGGAGTGGGAATGGGAGTCCTCTTTATCGTGGCACAGCGTGGTATAGAGTGGGGGATGCTTCGGCTGATGAATACGCCAGAGGCTTCGTGGCACTTTGTTGCTACCTACTTTAGGATCGTTATATGGGGTGCGCCAGCTATGTTGGGACTCTATGGACTGACTGGATGGTTTATCGGAATGCAAGATACGCGTACACCAATGATGGTGGCTGTGTTGCAGAACGTAGTTAATATCCTTGCCTCTTTATTCTTCGTTTTTGTATTAGACTGGAGAATCAGTGGTGTTGCAGCAGGTACAGCTTTGGCTCAGTGGGCAGGCTTTGTAGTCTCTTTATATGCTGCATACAAGCGGATAACATCAAGAAAAGAGCGAGGATTGGCTTTTGGGAAAGAACGTTGTGTAGTCTTGCAGACAACCTTCCGTCATGTATTTATCATGAGAGGAAAATGGGGTGAGTTCTTCCGTGTAAACAAAGATATCTTCTTGCGTACGCTTTGTTTGGTGGCAGTGAACTTCTTCTTTACGTCAGCTGGAGGAAAGCAGGGGGCTATGATGTTAGCTGTGAATACATTATTAATGACCTTGTTTACGCTCTTCTCTTATCTGATGGATGGTTTTGCCTATGCTGGAGAGGCGCTTAGTGGTAAGTATTATGGTGCAGGAGATAAAGAAGGACTGCACATAACAGTTTGTCGACTCTTTGGTTTTGGTGTCATTATGGCATTGATGTTTACTGCGGTTTACGTCTTTGGCGGCGTAGGTTTCCTTCGTCTTCTCACAAGTGATACGGCTGTTGTGACAGCTGCACAGCCTTATCTCTTTTGGGCTTACCTTATTCCTATAGCAGGAATGGCGGCTTTTGTGTTAGATGGGGTCTTTATCGGCTTGACAGCTACTAAGGGAATGTTATTTTCAACAGCTATGGCAATGATAACCTTCTTCGTTGTCTATTATTTGTTTTGGAATAGTTATGGAAATAACGCCTTATGGATAGCTTTTCTATCGTTTCTTGGAATGAGAGGATTTGCCTCTATTCTCTGGGCACGTAGATATTTAGTGATAATTTAA